The DNA segment GGACACCCGGGAAGCGCCGGCGGCTGCGCCGGGCGCCCTTCGCGATCACCGTGAGGCGCGAGGTCCCGGGCGTCAGCAGGTGCGCGATGCGGTCGGACTCGCCGAAGTCGACGACCCGCAGCACCAGGGCCTCGGTGTCGAGCCGCGCCACTCAGGAGCCGGGCACGGCGCCCGGAGCCGCCCCGGCGGCCGCCTCGGCACCGGGGGCGGGGACGCCCGCGGCGGGCGCGGGCGGGAGCGGCGCAAGGGTGCCCGCGTCGGCGCCGGTGCTGCCGCCGAGGAGGCCCTGCTCCTCGGCCAGCGCGCGGACCGCGTCACGGCGGACGACGAGGCCGTCCTCGCGCGCCCGGAAGGTCGGGGCCAGGGTCCGGCTCGGGCCGCTCGTGAGCCACATCCAGCTCGACGCGCCGAGCGCGCCGAGCGCGACGGCGAGGCCCACCGCGCGCGCGAGCCGGGTGAGCGCGCCGGCCGCGGCGGCGTCGTCGGGACCGGCCGCCTCGGGCAGCATGCGCGCGATCGTCTCGTCGGGCGGCAGCCCGAGCGCCGTCGCCACCGTGCGCACGAAGCCGCGCGCGAAGCCGTCCGGGTCGTGGTCGAAGGCGCCGGCCTCGAGGCGCTGGAGCGAGCGCAGCGGGATCCGCATCTGGCCGGCGAGCTCTTCGGGCGAGAGGCCCCTCAGCTCGCGCTGGCGGGCCAGGTACGCCCCGATCCGCTCGGCGCCGACCGCGCCGGCGCCGCTCCGGTCGGCGCCGGCGTGCCGGCCGGTCACTGCAGGGTCTGCAGGTACTCCGCGCTTCGCTTGCTCCACGGTCCGCTCGGGCGCAGGTCGCTCGCCTTGTTGAGCTGCGCAATGGCGCGGCGCTTGTCGCCCATCGACACGTACAGCTCGGCGAGCCGGTAGCGCGCCTCGGCCTCGGCCATCACGCCCGGCTCCTCCGTGAGCACGCGTTCGAAGTGCTCGACGGCCTGGTCGCGATCGCCGCGGTCGGCTGCCAGGATGCCGAGGTTCAGCCGCGCGGGCCAGTAGCTGTCACGGTAGTCGATGGCGAGGCGCAGGTGCTGGGCAGCCGCGTCGAGCCGGCCGAGCTTGTACTCCGCCCAGCCGAGGTTCGTGAGCGCCTGCCAGGGGCTCGGAAAGGTCGGGTCGTCCACCAGGTGCTGCGCGTGGACGATCGCGTCCTCGTAGCGCTCGAGCTGGATGTAGAGGCCCGAGAGGTTCAGGTGTGCGGCCTGGAAGGCCGGGTCGATGGAGAGCGCTGCCTGCAGGTGCTGCTCCGTCTCGACCACCCGCCCGCTGCGCCGGTAGGCCTCGGCGAGTGCGAGCCGGATGTTGGCGTCCGCGGGATCGAGGCGGACCGCCTGGAGCAGCTCGCCGATCGCCTCGGGATTGCGGTCCGAGCGCATGCGGTCGATCGCGAGCTCGTAGTGCACCCGGGCCCGGCGCTGGGCGTCGGTGGGTCCCGGGGCCGCCGACTCGCTCGCGCGCTCGGAACCCGGGCGTGCGCCGCGCGAGGCCGAGGTCGCGGCCTGCGAGCTGGCGCAGCCGAGCGAGCCGGCGCCGAGCGCCGCGCTGAGGACGCCGGCCGCGAGCAGGCGAAGCGTCGGGGTTCGGGTGGACATCGTCGGGTCTCCCTCGCGAGGCTGGGGTCAGAAGCCGGCCAGGAGCCGGAGCAGCGCCGGCACGGGCGAAGGCGCGTCGGGCGCACGCAGCCGGACGGGCTTGACCCGGCCGAGCATCGCGCCACCCGTCGTCGAGCGGGCGCTCTGGCCCGCCTGGGGCGCTCCGTCGCGCTCGGCCCGCGCCGGCGGGCGGGCGGCGGGCGGAGCCGTCTTCTCGGGCGGCTCCTCGCCGGACGCGGCGAGGTAGCGGAACTTCGTGAGTCGCGAGGCCTCGAAGGCCACAGGGGGTGCGGCGGGCACGGCCGGGATCGGCGGCGACGCGACCGGCGGCGCCGGGGCGGCGATCGGGTCCGGCTCCCGCTGCGGAGCGGGCCGCACCGGCTCGCGGCTCTTCGCGCGCCGCCCCGCCTTGACCCTCGGTGCGGCGGGAGCGACGGACGGCTCCTGCTCGAGCGCCTCCTCGAGCAGGATCTCCTCGGACGACGCGAGCTCGAGCGCGGGCGTCGTCTCGCCGACGTCCGGCTCCGGCGGCGCGACGATCTCGCGCAGGCGCGCGAGAGCGTCCCGGAGCACGGCCTCGCTGCGGGCGGTCACGAGCTCGTCGTCGAAGAGGAAGCCCATGCTCTCGCCGAACGAGAGCGCCGCGTCGAGGGCGACCGCGATCCCGCTGGCGCCCGCGAGGTCCTCGCCCTCGAGCTCGTAGAGCACGGACGCGCCGTTGCGCAGCGAGCGCACCGCGACCGTGAAGCAGGTGCGCCCCGCCTCGCTGTGGACCGCGATGGCGCCGCGGGCGGGCCCGGCCGGCAGGTCCGGGGTCGCCACGACCGGCGTGTTCAGCGACAGGCGCAGCGCCAGGAGCCGGTCGGCGACCAGCAGGAGCGGGCGTTTGCGCGGGCTGAACATGCCGGGCCTATCGGCGCGCGGGAAGCGGCGCTTGAGGCTCGCCAGGGCGCAAGCGGCGCGCGAAGCTCGCGCCGGACGGCGGGATTCAGCGGGGCCCGGAATCCGCCCGGGGGACGGCGGGGCCCTTTCGCTACCTCCCGCGGTCGATACACTGGCTGCGCCCTGGAGGATTCCGCTCTTGCCTACCGCCCAGGCCCCGCCGGCCGCCCGGGCCCCGAAGCCGCACCAGCGCATCGACCGCGTGGCGATCCGTTTCGCCGGCGACTCGGGCGACGGCATGCAGCTCACGGGCACGAAGTTCACCGAGTCCACCGCGCTCGCGGGCAACGACCTCTCGACCCTGCCCGACTTCCCAGCAGAGATCCGCGCGCCAGCAGGAACCCTGGCAGGCGTCTCCGGCTTCCAGATCCACTTCTCCTCGACCGACGTGCGCACCCCGGCCGACCAGCCCGACGTGCTGGTCGCGATGAACCCGGCCGCCCTCAAGGCGAACCTCGGCGACGTGCGGCCGGGCGGGATGGTGATCATCAACTCCGACGCCTTCAGCGACAAGAGCCTGGAGCGCGCCGGCTACCAGGACGACCCCCTTCCCGACGCGCGCGAGCGCTTCCGCCTGGTCGAGATCCCGCTGACCCGGCTCACCTTCGAGGCGCTCGCCGACCTGAACCTCTCCCAGCGCGAGGGCGCACGCTCGAAGAACTTCTTCGCGCTGGGCCTCATGTACTGGCTCTACGGCCGGCCCCTGGAGTCCACCCTGCGCTGGATCGCGAGCCGCTTCAGCGGCGAGATCGCCGAGGCCAACCGGCGGGTG comes from the Deltaproteobacteria bacterium genome and includes:
- a CDS encoding helix-turn-helix domain-containing protein gives rise to the protein MTGRHAGADRSGAGAVGAERIGAYLARQRELRGLSPEELAGQMRIPLRSLQRLEAGAFDHDPDGFARGFVRTVATALGLPPDETIARMLPEAAGPDDAAAAGALTRLARAVGLAVALGALGASSWMWLTSGPSRTLAPTFRAREDGLVVRRDAVRALAEEQGLLGGSTGADAGTLAPLPPAPAAGVPAPGAEAAAGAAPGAVPGS
- a CDS encoding tetratricopeptide repeat protein; the encoded protein is MSTRTPTLRLLAAGVLSAALGAGSLGCASSQAATSASRGARPGSERASESAAPGPTDAQRRARVHYELAIDRMRSDRNPEAIGELLQAVRLDPADANIRLALAEAYRRSGRVVETEQHLQAALSIDPAFQAAHLNLSGLYIQLERYEDAIVHAQHLVDDPTFPSPWQALTNLGWAEYKLGRLDAAAQHLRLAIDYRDSYWPARLNLGILAADRGDRDQAVEHFERVLTEEPGVMAEAEARYRLAELYVSMGDKRRAIAQLNKASDLRPSGPWSKRSAEYLQTLQ